The Staphylococcus saprophyticus subsp. saprophyticus ATCC 15305 = NCTC 7292 genome contains the following window.
GTGCATTTATAATTTATGTTGCGATATTCATTTTAAACAAATTCAATATTTTCAATAAGAAAGGACAACAAATATGAAAAAGTTAATATCGATTGCACTTATCCTACTATTATTTTTAGCAGCATGTAGTAATGGAAAAAGTGATTCAAACTCAAATTCAAATGAAAAACTAAAAGTCGTTACGACTAACTCTATTTTATACGATATGGTGAAAAATGCCGGTGGTGATAATGTCGAAATTCACAGTATTGTCCCTGTTGGTCAAGATCCTCATGAATATGAAGTAAAACCAAAAGACATCAAAGCATTAACAGATGCAGATATTGTTTTCTATAATGGCTTAAATTTAGAAACTGGTAATGGTTGGTTCGACAAAGCGTTATCTCAAGCTAATAAATCAACTAAAGATGACAGTGTGGTTAAAGTATCTGAAAAAGTAAAACCTTTTTATTTAAATGGTGCTGAAGGCGATGAATCTAAACAAGATCCTCATGCATGGCTAAGTTTAGAAAATGGGATTAAATATGTTGAAACGATACGTGATACCTTATTAAAACATGATGAAAAACACAAAGAAGATATCGAATCTCATAGTAAAGACTATATTGCTAAATTAGAATCATTAAATAAAGAGAGTCACGAAAAATTCAATGATATTCCAAAAGATCGCAGAGCAATGATTACAAGTGAAGGTGCTTTTAAATATTTCTCTAAACAATATGACATTAAGCCAGGTTATATTTGGGAAATTAATACTGAAAAACAAGGTACTCCTGAACAAATGAAACAAGCAATTGAATTCGTGAAAGATAATCAACTTAAACACTTACTTGTCGAGACAAGTGTCGATAAGAAGAGTATGCAAAGTTTAAGTGAAGAAACGAAGAAAGATATATACGGTGAAGTATTTACCGATTCAATCGGACAAGAAGGTTCTAAAGGTGATTCATATTACAATATGATGAAATCGAATATAGAAACTATACACGGCAGCATGGAATAGATGGTGCGGGCTATTAACCTAGTCATAGGTGAATAGTCCCATGTCGTACGACTTCCCTCCTAATTAAACGTACGGCATGGTGGTATTCAAGCCTTAAATCATCTCCCTTACACTCCATCAATGGTGGCTCCTCCCCCCATTGATGGAGTTTTTTTAGTGCCACTTAGTCATTGACTTAGTAGCACTTATGCATGCGCTTTAGCTCAAGTATTCCTCCACTTTGAAAAAAATTAGTTTCGCTTATGCATGAGCTTTAGCTCAATTATTCCTTCTCATTACATGACTTAGTGGCACTTATGCATGCGCTTTAGCTCAAGTATTCCTCTTTTACATATCATATTCGACTGACTCTTACGGGAAAATACTAGCCAAAAACTACAGGTTAAGACAGTACCTGCTAAAAGTGTTCAAAAAAAAACTGCCAACAAAGTTGGATACTTTGTTGGCAGTTTATAACTATCTTCCAAAATGGAATCTAGTGTTATTTATTACCTTATCAATCCGTTGAACTATCTACAATAATCATCTCATCATAATTAATTGCTTCACGAATTTTTAAAGCTGTTACTTCACTTACTTCTTCATCTTCTACAAGTTGATTTAAAATACGACGTTGCTCTTTTAATGCGCTTAATTTAATTTTCGTGATAGAGTTCTCATTTTTAGGATTAAAGAAATTGGAAGGTGTTAAATTATCGATACGAATAAGATAACTATCACAAATCATACCAACTTCTAATTTATTGTTTTCCGTTGTTTCTTTGCCTAATCGACTCACTACACGATAATGTACTGTACGCATAATGTTGGAAATCTCACGTAAGTTATCTACAACAGATAATGGAGAGGCCGCATTCGTTTTCACTTTCGTACGTATTCTTCTCTTTAAAATCATTGCTCTTACTTCAACTTTGATACGTTGTAATAACGAAGCTTGTTTATATACTTGTGTTCGTTCTGTATAACGCATGTAGTTATCCAACACGTTTGTAGTAATATCGCCATTTTCAACAAGACCATTTAATGTTTGATTTTCTACATCAAATGCTAATTTTTGAAGTCTCTGAAGCTCTTTAGTATTTTCATCTTCATTTTCAACCGTTCTTAAAAATGCTAGCTTATCATGATAATCTTTTATAACATTACCATATTGGAAACTAGACGTAACTGACGATTGCTGATTTAATGAATCGATAACTTTTTCTAAAATATAAACACGTGCCTGCTTAAAGTTCATACCAACGATTTTAGGTTTTTTAGCATTCGGTGTAACGACTGGTAAAATCATCTGTGCCACAATTAAACTGATAATAACCATACCTGAGGCAATAAATAATAGGTCATCTCTAAAAATAAATGAATGATGATCTGCTAACATATATGGCAATGTCAGTGCGATTGCTAAGGAAATCGTACCATGCACCCCACACAACGTCA
Protein-coding sequences here:
- the mntC gene encoding manganese ABC transporter substrate-binding lipoprotein MntC → MKKLISIALILLLFLAACSNGKSDSNSNSNEKLKVVTTNSILYDMVKNAGGDNVEIHSIVPVGQDPHEYEVKPKDIKALTDADIVFYNGLNLETGNGWFDKALSQANKSTKDDSVVKVSEKVKPFYLNGAEGDESKQDPHAWLSLENGIKYVETIRDTLLKHDEKHKEDIESHSKDYIAKLESLNKESHEKFNDIPKDRRAMITSEGAFKYFSKQYDIKPGYIWEINTEKQGTPEQMKQAIEFVKDNQLKHLLVETSVDKKSMQSLSEETKKDIYGEVFTDSIGQEGSKGDSYYNMMKSNIETIHGSME